The DNA window CATCCAAACCTTTTTCTTCGAATATTTTTTTAGCCTTATCAACCTTATCCTTACCCGAAATAATACATGCGTTTGTAAACTCTTCAAAGGTAGCAAAGGACTTGGAATTGCCCGGGATCTCGCCACGATATGCCACAGTACTAAACTCAGACATCGCCTGAGGCTCGCCATAGCAAGCTACGGTAAATAGTGTTACCTCGCTATCTTGATGTGAAGCTTTAAACTTAGCGGCGTATTCCGCTGCACGCAGGGAACTATCCGATCCATCCACTGCTACTAAAATTTTCATATTTTCACCTTCTTATTTTTTATTTATCTAATTATTAAAATAATTACCT is part of the Desulfallas thermosapovorans DSM 6562 genome and encodes:
- a CDS encoding universal stress protein, with protein sequence MKILVAVDGSDSSLRAAEYAAKFKASHQDSEVTLFTVACYGEPQAMSEFSTVAYRGEIPGNSKSFATFEEFTNACIISGKDKVDKAKKIFEEKGLDVKTEVISGDPANAILEYMESNGFDKIIMGSRGLGGFKGLLLGSVSNKVVSLAKVPVTIIK